The window GATGCCATCACTTCCTGTAACGCAGGTTGTTGGAAAGTAACAAGCCAGAAGgtctgggagggagctcagggaatTGAAGCTAGACGTGTCCTTAGCCCAACGAACCCCAGCTCTGAAATAAGCAGCTTTGGGAAAGACGGCGAATGGAAGAGGCTGGGACAGCAGCCTTGGGATACAGGCATTGGGGTGGGACTATCCAGGTGTCGAACGCCTGCCTTTCAGTGAGAGGCTCCATCTATCTAGCCAAGAGGAGACTGACAGGTGACTGGATCACTGTCTAGGGGGAGAAGATTCCTGATAAGGGGCTCTTCAATCTTAGCAAGCAAAGGCGtcacaagatccaatggctggaagcggaagctagacaaattcagactagaaatcaaGTCCCATTTTTTAACAGTGGGgggtaattagccactggaatGAATTATCTAGAGATGGGTCATCAcgtgaaggttaaaaaaaaaaatctaggttgGATCTCTTTCTACAGAGGTACTTCTAGCTCAACCAACTGTTACCGGGCTGAATGCAGAAATCGAACAACGTTCTTTCATCTCCTGCAtaagaggccagactagatgcTAAGGGTCCCTTCTAGCCATACACATCTATGCTTGGTACCTTCTGGAAGACATAGCCCCCACTGGGCCCCCAGCCCACGATGGGGTCAGTGGACGGTTTGCCATTGATGTTTGGCTGGGAGTTGATGGTCAGGATTCCTCTTCTGTTCACCTTCTCCAGCTGCTCCTTCAAGAGGTTGGTTTCAGCAGCGAGAGGGTCGTCGTTCCAGGGGAGGCAGGTCACCTGCaggaaggaaagagagtgaaatcCAAGGGTCTATCCATTACCATAATCTCACAGCACCGGGCAGCGACAAGACTCCAGTGGATGGGGACATGGCTGCCCACCTCATAGGTGAGATGAGCTAGTGAGAGCACAGCCCACAAGTGCTCTTACCTCACGCAGTCTGACAGCTCCCTTCTGGGTGCAAATTGAGATCCCAGGCAGCTTCTTTAAAGCCCTACATGGTCCAATACAGCCCATCTCAGAGACCCCCTTCAAACCAGGGGTGCTTTTCCAGCGTGCGGTCCCCAGGGCTGAACGCATGGGGGTTGTCCCTTCTTATCAGGTGTGCCATTATTCTGAAAAATCACTGGTCTTGGCCCTTTCACAGCACAAGGACATCTTTGTCCAGGTTTGTTCCTAGCTCTGGGTGCTGGCTCTCCCATGCTGAGAGTCCCCCCTCCTTGGTGGAGGAACGCCCTGACCCTGTGTAGAGGAATGTCACAGGGTGCTTGACGCCTTTGAGAGGGCATGAAATAAGCACCATTGTCTCTCTCCGAGCCAGTCCTCGTTGGGGGCTGCACTGCCCCACTCTCCAATGAGCCTCCCTCTCCGTTCTCAGCCCCAAGCCTTCACTCACCTTGTGCCCCTCCTTGTTGGGCTCTCCAGAGATGTAACAGGTGAACACCTCGAAGACGCTCTCCTCACtcatcagctcctccccccacatcttCAGGAGCTCCTCCCGAGGCGACTTGCTCTTCAGGTAGAAGAGGTAATAGTCCTTCAGCTCGCCGAAGGCTGGCGAGGAAGAGTTCCCCCTGTGGGGTGGAGCAGAGAGACGGGGTTTATGTGCTGTCTGGGGTGGAACGTGACCTGCTTGATGGACTGTTCCAAACAGGGGGTGGAAAAAGCCATCCCCTTGACCCCCAAGATGGGGGGAGAGTCGCCAATCAACCAGGGATCCGCACCCCCACCGCGTTGGGGCCACCCACTCAATCCCACCCAGTAGCTCGCCCCCTCATGCAGCTCCAAGCAACTGGGCACCACCAGAGTCTCCTAGCAAAGTATCACCAGATGGACTAAGTGACGGGACTCCAAAAGGGGCCTGAAATGAgtccagcagcctctgcctgtcCTACAGAGCCAGCCTTCCATTTCAAGTGAAGTCGGAGCGGATGGTCCCATGACTCAAATGGCTTCCTGCTCCACtcgccctggctccagccccctttGGTCTAGGCCAGAGACTCACCAGCGGCCATTGGGGAAATCGTCCCATTCCTGAGTTCGGTGAATGTAGCTCTTTGGCCTGGAGGCCCAGAAAATAGGCCGGACGTCTTCGACTCTCCTCTTGGGGTGGGCGCTGACTGCCCAGGGCAGAGGCCGTCTTGGGGGAAAATGGAGATTATTAGGGTGGCTTCTCTGTAACAGACTCCCTGGTTTGGGATTGAAAGCACTGCTAGTAAATGCATTTTATGGGAGAggcagggctcggggggggcTGAAGCAGAATTGAGAGACCTCACTGCATCCACAGAGGCACCTCCCTCCAGAGCGGATACCTCTCCCCCATTCGGGAGATGGTGGCTCATGCCAAGGCATTCATTATCCCCCTCTCATGTATCCTCCCAGGCGGCTGGGCAGTTTGTTAAAGACAAATTGCACAGATTAAATACACAGACGGGCTCCTGCCCTTTTCTGGTGGCTAGACAGGCCTGAAAGGtttgctatttttaaagaaaaaaagacccCAATGTTTGTGTCCCCCACCCTTGCCGGACAGCCCCCTGCTCAACTATTGAACATTTTCCCTATTTCTGCTGGAGATCACAGTTTGAGCTTACTCAGCACTTAACACCAAGGGAAGGGGAAGATGAAAAGTTCTTATCTCCCGACTGTTCGTCACGCATTTGAGTTAAGTGcttgtcaaaaaacaaacaaaccaaccaacaaaaaaaGCCACAACAAACCCACACCTATACCACAAAACAAAACCCCGCCAATAGGTTTAAACAGTCTGACTACAAACCACCTTCCCCTCAGTTGCTGCAGCTCTCACACCCTTAGTACTTTGAGGTCATAATCCTCCCAGCTCTCCAGTCATCCACAGAGTCCTCTAGGGAAGGccagacctgaatttctaatgtatcAATACAAACAGAAGGAGAGGGTGGCAGTGGGGGGGGAACCACCAGCCAAGGTTTACTGCTTTCTGCAGAAGGCAGTAAAGGAAAGGCACCagctctttttctttcctttacagGTCATATCTATTGAAGGTGCAGCTGTGACAGGAGAAAGATGTTCCAGTAGTAGCGCTCTGCTCACCTGGGATCCTCTTTCCAAATGCCCAGACGTTTGAGGATCTCGGTGGTGGCCACTTCTCTGTTGAGGGTGTAGAAATGCAGGCCGGACACCATGCCGCTGTCCAGCAGCTCCCGGCACATGGACACCGCCAGCTCCACCCCGTAGTTCCGGATGGCTGCGTCGTTGTCCTTGATGGGCTCAATCACTTCTTTGATCTCCTGTGGCACCTCGAGTTTGGAGAGCTTCACAAGCTGGCGCAGAGAATGGTAACCCTGGGTATGGGATACAAGGGGAATACCTGAGGGAAAGGCTAACGAGGCCTCTCAATTTTCAGGCCTATTTCTGCTCCCCAGCCAGTTGACAAAGTAACATCTGTACCAGGAAAGATCTCCGCTAGGGGGAAGAGTTTTTATAGCAGTCAAAACAGAAGACTTTGCATCAAAACAGAAGAACTCTATTCCCATCTTTATCACTGACTTTTAGTGCAACCTCCGACAAATcactttaacctctctgtgctccatttctcccccccccgccccaatctttaaaaagggggcaGTATTTACCTCCTTCAAAGGGGGCAGGCAATTGGGGGGTTAATTCATGTTTGAAAAGCACTCGAGATCTCTGCAGGCAAGGCGGAAGCGTAAAGAGGAATGCAAAGCTCCGAGCCGCTGTTCTGTACCATAGCGTCCCGGCTGGTgtctttagactgtaaactcttcagggaagaGACCTGCGGTTATTGGCTTGGCACTGTTTGGCCAAGGGCTCCAGTTTACCCAttgcattgtgctaggtgtgcTTAGTGACATGACTGATGAAGACCCCCCCGGAAAGGTGGCTCCCACCATCCTTCCATTACTTTGTTCTGCTACATTTTTGCTCTGCAGAGACAACAGTCAGATCTTACAAGCTACCAGTTGCCTCCTGGGGCGCACTGAGCACCCTCATCTCCCAGTGACTTGGAGCTTTAGTTGAGGGTGCTTGGGACCTGGCAGGATTTAGCCCAAAAATCCAACCATGGACCCCTCCTGGCAAGGGCTGGGGAATCTCACCTGGATGGGAAAGATGCCAGGTACGATAGGGCAGGTGATGCCAATGGCCTGACAGTCCTTCATGAACGCGAGGAAGGTcttggacctgaagaagagctgcgTGATGATGAAGTCAGCCCCAGCAGAGACTTTCTCCTTCAAGTGCCTCAGGTCGGCTTCGTAGCTCTCGGCTTCAGGGTGGCCCTTGGGGTAACCttcagagagaagaggaggagctgagccAGGAGGCAGCACGCTTTCTCCTCCAGAGCCTCGGTCACGCTGGGGCATCAAACGCCTGAACCATTCAGGACCGAGTCCAGCATCCACAAGCCGTCGCTCAGAGTCTTGCCAGCACAGTCTGCCGATCCCCACGATCAGAGGCAAACCCCACCACCGCTCGCTCGTAAAAAGATGCCTTTACCTGCCACGCAGATGTCAAAATAGTCATCGAACTCGCAGCGAATGTGCTTCACCAAGTCAACGGCGTAGTTGAAGCCTTCCACCTCTTCCTCCCACTCCTCGCCAATGGGGTCTGCGTGAGGAGAAATGGAGACGGGTCTGACCCATGGCCTGTGTATAGGAAAGCTCAACCAGCGCTAGACAGGCCGCCCATCACTGAGAGGAAGGGGAAATGGCATCTCCAAGGTCATTGGACCCTTACTTGGTTCCACCCATGGGCCCTTCACCTCCACCACCTGAGCTGGAGGCACCATGCCTTCTGGGCCAAGGTTAACTCATCTCAGCCCTAACCCAAGAGGACTTCCCTATCCTGGGACAACAGATTCAGACAGATGCTTAACCACATGGCCCCAGAACTGGGAGGGATGCTAGATCGCCAGGTTGGTTCATTCTAGTTCCTCCCACAGAGGAGTCGCTCACTGGAGGTGAAGGTACCTCTGGCATTATCCCCAAGGCTCACCTCCTCGCAGTGCCATGATGTTCTTCAGCCCCAGATGCTTGGCTTTCTGCAGATGCCCTGTGATCTCCTCCTTGGTCTGGTTGCAACATGTCATGTGCAGGACGGTCTCCAGGCCACAGTAGTTGACGGCCGTGTTGGCGATGATCATAGAGGAGGTCTCCTTGTCGGAGCCCGGGTCCCCTGCCGGATGCCAGGTCACATCAATGAAGAGGGGGCCACCCATCCCCATGCGGTCGAACCTGCAGATTATAACAGAAGCAGTTTATTGCTAGCCTGTGGGGGCACTGCCACCCCCAGGCCTGGAATATCGCACTCACTACCAGACAGCGTGTGGCAAACGGGAGGGAATTTGGACCAGAGCAGCAAGAACAGTTACTGGGCTGAAGCAGCCACCTCAGGAGAAGAGACCAAGAGCTTACTCGCTCCAGGTTGGTGAAGGAACTACTAAGGGCCACGAGAACCTGGCAGATCAACACCACAGAGGCGAGACCATGTTCAGGGAGAGCCAAAGGGGTGGAACTAGCACTTcggacaactttttttttttttttataaagaggaAGAATTCTAGACTGGATCTACCAGAAGCTTCCTCCCAGCCACATCTAGGAGGCTGTGGCATCTTCTTCCAAAGGAGAAGGTGGCAGGCCCATGGCTACAATACGCATCTAGGGAATAGGGTATAACGGGGACTACAGGGAATAAGCAGGCACTGCTGGGGCcattgggaggggaaggggaactaATAGCTCTAATCTAAGTCCAGATTCCAAACGGAGGCCTGCTCCAGATGCCAGAGACTCCCctgccttcagtgctgctgcCCCTGCTTACCCCAGGCTGGAACCTGGCCAGGGTGTGCAAAGCAGGGCCCTGTTATTCCGTTAGCACAGGCCAGAGGTTTTCAAACCACACCTTTCCCTTTGGCCGTTGCCACAGTGACTTGTGACCCGAGAGGCCCTTCCTGCACGGGCTGGGCACAAGGGGCAGAGCGTTCGCATTACACAGCACTGCGGAGGTTTGGCCTGGACACCCAGGGAGAGACACCCAGCAGGAGCGGGAAAAGACAAGGGCCTAAAGCAAAGCATCTAGATGACCGGAAAGCAAGCAGGATTCATGTTGCCAAGGCCATGGGCCCCGCAAGATTAGACCAGCCACCAGTCCATCTAGTTTGGTCATTGCCAGGGGCAGAAACTAATACACAATGCTTCCTGGAGAGAcacccatacacaccccactcaTGCACCTACCAGACCCTGCACACTAAGCAAGAGGAAGATTCCTTTCTGCTCCCCTGCCTGACCCCACAGTGATCAGTTCAGACTCTGAAGCACGAGTGTGGATTCACCTTTAGCAGGAATCTGTTCGCATACGAAATGATCCAGCCCCCTTAGTAATCCCACCATGGTGTTTAACTCTATGGGGATGCAAAGATGAATTACCTGGAGTCCATCACCCTTCTCAGCAGGGAAGCACAGACCCATTACCTGCTTCTTCACCTGGAAGGGAGACAGAGCACAGGCCTGAACCGGCTCTATCAGGCTGTCCCCCAATCAAAGCCATCGCGCCTCCTCCCTGTTTCCCCCACCCCGCAGGGCTCACCTGGAGATCAGGTTGACCGCACCATTGGCCGTCCGCGGGGGGAAGAACTCTAAGGAGAACCACTTGTCCCCGGAGTCGTATCGCCGGCGCATCTTCTCCCGCAGCCGCTCGTGGCGCTCCGCATCCAGGACGGGGGTGGAGCATCGCGAGCTGTCCTTGGAGCCCtcactgccactgctgctgccgtCCGACCTGGAACTGGCGCTCCCATTGCTGGCGCTGGGGGGCTCGTTGACCATGATGTGCTCTCtgggagggggcgaggggaggagggtgggtgtCACTGCCTAGGGGGTGGCTAGGAAGGCAGTTTATGGGCGGCTGCTCTaagcaggagctggaggagggtgcAGGAAGACAAGGGGATCACAGGGCACAGGATGTAGGAGGAATGCATGTTGCCTCCTTGTTGTCAACGATCCACCACACCtgatgatttcagtggggctggaaGGAGACTCAGGGGCTGTTAAAAATCACTCCACACCCTCCCTTCCCTGAACTGTCCACCCATGTCTGCTCAATGGTATTTAACAGTACAGAAATCCCACTGAGCAGCGATGGGCTCGGAGAGGAGCAGCAAGGGGGCCTGAGCCCTGACCAGGACAGCAGGGCCAGCTGAATGACCTTGGCGCTTGCTAACGCTCCCCAAGGAGTTCTGGCGGGTACGGTAGTTCCTGCCTCCAAACTAGCTCCTGCAGGACCCTAGTCAGCCCTACTTTGCAGCTGCGCGTGGAGATCGGACTGAGTATGCAGTGACGGGGAGCAGTCAGTGATGCAAGTCAGTGGACCTTACTCACCCCTGGTGTAACTCTGCTAAAACCTAAAGTTAAACCAGGAATGATTTTGTCCCTCAGCAGAATCAGCAGGTTTAAGAGTTTCTTTCTGGACGTTCGAATGCTTTACAATTTATTTACCGCGGCGTCCTTGTGCAGCTGGCGAATGTCAGTCTGACCTGCTGGACAGTGCCTGGGCTTGCCAGCAGCTCTGTCCAGAGTGGGCTGCGTCCAGCCACCTCTCTGGCACAACGTGTGCACACAGCAGGGCCCTGCTGTCTCTCTGTTTGTTCCCGAACCGCAATGTTTCTTTAAATAGCTTGGGGAGAGAGGCCGGATCGCTACCCAGCATGCTCGCCGCTCAGAACCCTGCCCTCAAGCCCATAGTGTTCTCCTCTGGCAGAAGCCAGATGGAAGAGTCCAGCACGGTCATCTAGTCCCAATGCCCTGACATGGGCCAAGCTTGTTCCCTACGGTCTGTTACCTAGTGCAGTGTCCAGTCTGGCATCAGCCTTCAGCTGAGAAGTCCCCCATCACCCAGCATTCCTGTCGCATGAGAGTCTCCCTACCCCAGCATTCCCCTCTACACACAGCCTCCTTTTCCAGGCACTCAGCATCCCCTTCCCTTGAGAACCTCTTCCCAATACACCATGCTGGGAGGCCTGGATGCAAGCTAGGAAGAGTCCTATTGTCTGCCAGGGCGGCCAAAGGGAATGTAGggaggtgaaaacattatctactatctaTTCCTTGGGGGACAAGCTGCCAGCCAGCCCCTTAAAAGGGGGGATGCACAGACTGATTGGCAAGTCTCACCTGAGCCCGGGAATGAAAACAGCCTGGCCTGCTGCTGGTCTTATAACTATATCAGCGCTGTGAGCCTGGCTTTACGGATGGGgatgcggagctgcagggagatgaagtgacgtgcccaaagacacacagcaagtcagtggcagagctgggaaaagatgCCAGACCTCTTAACTCCCAGTTCGGAGCGTGGCTCCCTGGCCTAGCGGTGCCTTGCCAAGTGTCTCTCTGGCCTAGCGGTGCCTTGCCAAGTGTCTCCTCTCAGCTGCACTCCACCTGCTGCTTTGGAAAGGAGCATGAAGCCTAGTCATCCCAGGACAGGCTGCTTTAACTTCTGAGTTGGTTTGGAGGAAGCGATAGCACAAACCCTGTACTTGTGGCACCACCTGTCCATGTCACCCAAACCAGCCACTGGCAGGCAGACTTTGCTCTCCCTTTGCTGCTTGCACGAGGGCTCAGGCTGAAAGGATCAGGAGAAAGGCTTAGCCTAGCCTCTGGGGACCTGTCCAGCTGGCAGGAGTTGTGaaaaaggagcagggaggctgctgATGCCAAGAGGTACCTGGGCCTCCAATCTCTTGTGTGCATACAGACCTGATGTTTGTACAGAGCAGTCACAGTAACTCAGAACCCCTGAACAATTACGACTGGAGCAGAAACAACCAAAAGCAGCATAAAAACTCCAATCCTGGCCTTCAGTAACTGAGAAGTGAAGCCTGACGCCCTCCACCCCCATCATCCTTGTTCTAATCCACAGCTCAGAAGTGGGCGTTAGTggttagcccagtggttctcagtcTGCTgcccagtcagcacacagctgcggcccatgtgacatcctcaaggCCATataggtagtattggatgcggcccacaatggtaaataggttgagaaccactgggttagaccaaaggcaCCGGGAATCCGACCTcatgggttctcttcccagctctgttacTGCGTTGCCGTggttccttgggcaagtcacaagtgtgcctcagtttccctatctgggATTATATCTCCACCTCCAGGGAAGGGTTGAGGCTTCATTCCTTAGGGTCTGTATTGTGCTTTGAGGCCCTTTACGAAAGGGGCGAGAGAAGGACAATTTAGGATTGTAAGCCTGGAAAAGGAGCCAGCAGATAAGGTATCTCCACCAGCAATATGTCAGGCCATGCCCTCATCCTCAGAGTCAATCAGAGCTTGTTGGCAAGAGAAGCCAGACAAGGGCCGGTAACATGTGAGAAACAATCGTCTGCCCAGCCTCTGCCTTCATCGTAGGGTTGGTTCTTTCCCTGTATCTGTTTGCTGTTATTGACGTGATGGCTGTGGCTGTGCAAACCCAAGCAGAGACAGCAAGGGCATTAGCAGGAGAGAGGAAAATGGCTCACACGGCCTCATGGGCTGCCAGGGAAGTAGGATTAATGGAGTTACAAGGGGAAAGGGGGCTAGAGATAGAAAGCCCCGTGGCTGGGACTTGCTGCTCCCTGAAGTCAAGAGGTGAAAAGTTTCAGAGAGGCAAAAATCTTCGCCCAGGCTTCACAAGTGCCCAGCGCGAGGCGCGGCTGGAGACACCGACCAGGGGCTGATGCTGCCCTTTGTGTGGCGGTGAAAGAGGCGATGACGTGGCTTTTCTTCCGAGGACTGGATCTGGACAGCTTGGCCCCTGTCCACACTAATCAGTTATTCACCTTAAATAACCCCCAAGGCAAGTACAGGAAGGAGCACGTGCCTAGCTGCTCAGACAGATTGTCCCTCCCCAAAGCAGAGCAGAACCAACAACCAGAAACAGGGTGCAGCCAGGCAGGCTTGTGGTAGACATCTCCTTCCCAGCTTTGGGATGGGAGGTGTAGCAGGCGTCCTGGCTGGGTCCCACATTCCCCTGACCCTGGGGGAGCGGTCCATTCTCCCAGGTCTCAGACGCTCCTGAGCCCAGGTGCACCCCTCCCCTGTGCAGCTTAATCCAGGCagcctagctcagtggttctcaaccaggggtacttaTACCCCTGGGGggacgcagaggtcttccagggagtacatcagctcatctagagatttgcctagttttacaacatagAAAGTGCTAG of the Chrysemys picta bellii isolate R12L10 chromosome 21, ASM1138683v2, whole genome shotgun sequence genome contains:
- the MTHFR gene encoding methylenetetrahydrofolate reductase (NADPH) isoform X2, translating into MDSRFDRMGMGGPLFIDVTWHPAGDPGSDKETSSMIIANTAVNYCGLETVLHMTCCNQTKEEITGHLQKAKHLGLKNIMALRGDPIGEEWEEEVEGFNYAVDLVKHIRCEFDDYFDICVAGYPKGHPEAESYEADLRHLKEKVSAGADFIITQLFFRSKTFLAFMKDCQAIGITCPIVPGIFPIQGYHSLRQLVKLSKLEVPQEIKEVIEPIKDNDAAIRNYGVELAVSMCRELLDSGMVSGLHFYTLNREVATTEILKRLGIWKEDPRRPLPWAVSAHPKRRVEDVRPIFWASRPKSYIHRTQEWDDFPNGRWGNSSSPAFGELKDYYLFYLKSKSPREELLKMWGEELMSEESVFEVFTCYISGEPNKEGHKVTCLPWNDDPLAAETNLLKEQLEKVNRRGILTINSQPNINGKPSTDPIVGWGPSGGYVFQKAYLEFFTSSENITALLKVLKTKKYELRVNYHIVNVRGENITNAPDLQPNAVTWGIFPGREIIQPTVVDPVSFMYWKDEAFALWIEQWAKLYEEESPSRMIIQYIHDNYYLVNLVDNEFPLENCLWQVMEDTFELLNCPTEQ
- the MTHFR gene encoding methylenetetrahydrofolate reductase (NADPH) isoform X1, with the protein product MVNEPPSASNGSASSRSDGSSSGSEGSKDSSRCSTPVLDAERHERLREKMRRRYDSGDKWFSLEFFPPRTANGAVNLISRFDRMGMGGPLFIDVTWHPAGDPGSDKETSSMIIANTAVNYCGLETVLHMTCCNQTKEEITGHLQKAKHLGLKNIMALRGDPIGEEWEEEVEGFNYAVDLVKHIRCEFDDYFDICVAGYPKGHPEAESYEADLRHLKEKVSAGADFIITQLFFRSKTFLAFMKDCQAIGITCPIVPGIFPIQGYHSLRQLVKLSKLEVPQEIKEVIEPIKDNDAAIRNYGVELAVSMCRELLDSGMVSGLHFYTLNREVATTEILKRLGIWKEDPRRPLPWAVSAHPKRRVEDVRPIFWASRPKSYIHRTQEWDDFPNGRWGNSSSPAFGELKDYYLFYLKSKSPREELLKMWGEELMSEESVFEVFTCYISGEPNKEGHKVTCLPWNDDPLAAETNLLKEQLEKVNRRGILTINSQPNINGKPSTDPIVGWGPSGGYVFQKAYLEFFTSSENITALLKVLKTKKYELRVNYHIVNVRGENITNAPDLQPNAVTWGIFPGREIIQPTVVDPVSFMYWKDEAFALWIEQWAKLYEEESPSRMIIQYIHDNYYLVNLVDNEFPLENCLWQVMEDTFELLNCPTEQ